In Populus alba chromosome 1, ASM523922v2, whole genome shotgun sequence, a single window of DNA contains:
- the LOC118032998 gene encoding UDP-glucose iridoid glucosyltransferase, which produces MEEQPPRHGRVVLVPCPFQGHLNPMLQLGAILHSQGFSITVVHTKFNSPNPSCHHEFTFQPIQDCLSPDEISSGNLVAILLALNCNCKTPFQECMTWMTQQQKPDDRVTCIIYDELMYFAEAAANHLKLSSLILCTTSVATAQSRVAIRQLKEEGCIPWPDSMSQDRVPNLHSLRFKDLPVSIFGVPDNFLDLISQTYNARTSSAVIWNTIDCLEQSSLEQQQRRYRPIPIFPIGPLHKFAPVSSSSLLNEDTSCITWLDKQPCNSVLYISLGSLASIDETEVAEMAWGLANSWQRFLWVVRPGSIPGSEWTESLPEGFREIVGGRGCIVRWAPQKEVLAHPAVGGFWSHCGWNSTLESISEGVPMICTPCFGDQRVNARYASYVWGIGLQLENKLERKEIEMAIRRLMVDSEGEEMRHKAQNLKEKVEICIKEGGSSYNNLKMLLEFMSF; this is translated from the exons ATGGAGGAGCAACCACCGAGACATGGCCGCGTGGTCCTGGTGCCGTGTCCGTTCCAAGGCCACTTAAATCCAATGCTTCAGCTTGGCGCCATACTTCACTCCCAGGGCTTCTCCATCACCGTCGTTCACACCAAATTCAACTCACCTAACCCGTCCTGCCACCATGAATTCACCTTTCAACCTATACAAGATTGCTTATCCCCCGATGAAATTAGCTCTGGGAATTTAGTAGCTATTTTATTAGCACTTAATTGCAATTGCAAAACACCCTTTCAAGAATGCATGACTTGGATGACTCAGCAGCAGAAGCCAGATGATAGGGTTACCTGCATCATATACGACGAGCTCATGTACTTTGCTGAAGCTGCTGCCAATCATCTGAAGCTTTCAAGTTTGATATTGTGCACCACCAGCGTTGCCACTGCTCAGTCTCGTGTTGCCATTCGCCAACTCAAGGAAGAAGGTTGCATCCCTTGGCCAG ATTCTATGTCACAGGATCGAGTTCCTAACCTTCATTCTCTTAGGTTCAAGGATTTACCAGTTTCCATATTTGGAGTCCCAGATAATTTCTTGGACCTGATATCCCAGACGTACAATGCAAGAACGTCTTCAGCTGTTATATGGAACACCATAGATTGCCTTGAACAATCGTCATTGGAACAGCAGCAACGACGATATCGCCCCATTCCAATCTTTCCAATAGGCCCTTTGCACAAATTTGCACCAGTCTCTTCTAGTAGTCTACTAAATGAGGACACTAGCTGCATTACCTGGCTTGACAAGCAGCCTTGTAATTCAGTTCTTTACATAAGCTTGGGAAGCTTAGCTTCCATAGATGAAACAGAGGTAGCAGAAATGGCTTGGGGTCTCGCCAACAGTTGGCAGCGCTTCCTGTGGGTCGTCAGGCCTGGCTCAATTCCGGGATCGGAATGGACTGAATCGTTGCCGGAGGGTTTTAGAGAAATAGTTGGAGGAAGAGGTTGTATTGTGAGATGGGCACCCCAAAAGGAAGTATTGGCGCACCCTGCAGTGGGAGGATTTTGGAGCCACTGCGGGTGGAATTCAACCCTGGAGAGTATATCCGAAGGAGTTCCGATGATATGCACACCATGTTTTGGGGACCAAAGAGTGAATGCAAGATATGCTAGTTACGTATGGGGAATAGGCCTGCAACTGGAGAACAAGTTGGAGCGCAAGGAGATAGAAATGGCAATAAGAAGGCTGATGGTGGATTCTGAAGGAGAGGAGATGAGGCATAAGGctcaaaatttaaaggaaaaggtTGAGATTTGTATAAAGGAAGGTGGTTCCTCCTACAATAACTTGAAAATGCTATTAGAGTTCATGTCATTTTAG
- the LOC118032997 gene encoding copper transporter 6 has translation MDHGHEMPGTGGMAAPPPMNNTGMMHHHKMMMMHMTFFWGKSAEILFSSWPGSFEKRPYMYFVALLFVFVLSILVEWLSHCRLIKPGSGPVAAGLVQTLLHALRVGLAYMVMLAVMSFNGGVFLVAVAGQTLGFFFFGSRVFKKTHPPTETSDLPPMSC, from the coding sequence aTGGATCATGGTCATGAAATGCCAGGCACGGGGGGCATGGCTGCACCGCCCCCCATGAACAACACAGGAATGATGCACCACcataagatgatgatgatgcacaTGACATTCTTTTGGGGCAAGAGTGCTGAAATTCTCTTCTCGAGCTGGCCTGGAAGCTTTGAGAAGAGACCATACATGTATTTTGTGGCTTTGCTATTTGTGTTTGTGCTTTCGATTCTTGTTGAGTGGCTATCCCATTGCCGATTGATCAAGCCTGGCTCCGGCCCTGTGGCGGCTGGTCTGGTCCAGACTCTGTTGCACGCTTTGCGGGTTGGTTTAGCCTACATGGTGATGTTGGCTGTCATGTCTTTCAATGGTGGCGTGTTCTTGGTTGCAGTGGCTGGGCAAACTCTGGGGTTCTTCTTTTTTGGCAGtagggtttttaaaaaaacacatcctCCAACAGAAACCTCTGATCTTCCTCCAATGAGTTGTTGA